CGCGCTTTTATCGAACCGGCTTTTACGTCGGACATGCTCACGCGGGAGAAAAGATGTTTTCTTGCCTTGGCGGCGCATGCCTTTTCCGAACCGGATGCTGCCATCAGAACCATTTTCATCAATCAGTTTAAAGCGCCCTTCAAACTTTTGTTCGAGGTCTTGCATGATGCCCTTCCCGACCTGGCGGAGGATGCACTGTTCTGGCGGCTCCATTTTGCCATCGGCGCCATGACGCATTGCATGCGCCTGTGCAGCGCCGGTTTGCCGTCTTCCGAAATTTCCCAGCCGGGAAACGATCTCGGGACAGTAAAGGATATGTTACTGGATTTCATAACAAGCGGTATGCGCGCCCCTTGTCCCGGCGAGGAAAAACAATGAAATCCAGCTGGTTTTGATGCCAGGCGAGAAAAAGGGAGGAACAAACCATGTGCAAGGTATTGATCGTTTACTACAGTTTGCACGGCCACGTTTTCAGAATGGCGGAAGCGGTCTCGGAAGGTGTTTTAAAGGTCGCAGGATGCGAAGTATTGGTCAGGCGGGTTCCGGAAACCCTCCCAAGAGAAGTACTGGAGATGATGGACGCCGTGGAGTTCCAAAAGAGGCAGGCCCATATCCAGGTGGCCACGATGGATGACCTTGAGGAGGCGGATGCGATTATCTTCGGCACCCCGACCCGCTTCGGCAATATGTGCGGCCAAATGCGCCAATTCCTGGATGCCAGCGGCGGCCTCTGGCGGAAAGGATCCCTGATCGGCAAGCCTGGCAGTGTCTTTACCAGTTCCGCCACGCAGCATGGCGGTCAGGAGACGACCATCCTCAGCTTTCATGTTACGCTGTTACATCATGGCATGGTGGTGGTCGGTCTCCCTTATGCTTTCGCCGGTCAAATGGGTATCGCCGAAATCAGCGGCGGATCGCCCTATGGCGCTTCAACCATCGCCGGAGGCCAGGGAGAGAGGATGCCCAGCGACAATGAACTGAACGGCGCCCGTTTTCAGGGCGCCCATGTGGCGCGAATCGCACGGAAACTCAAAAAAGGCGCTTGATGATCCATGATCGTTTAGGAATGAGGAATGGATGAAGATGTCATTGAACGTAAAATTTAAAAAGTGGGGTACGAGCGCGTTGCTCGTTGGCATGGCAGCGGTAGCGGGCCTGTTGCTTTGGCGTCATTTCCAGGGTGACGGACTGGATGAGCGTATTGCCAGCGGCAACGGCCGCATCGAGGCAGTGGAAATCGATATCGCCACGCCGAGGGCCGGAAAGATCAAGGAGATTTTTGTGGACGAAGGCGATTATGTCCCGGTCGGAAAAGTTCTGGCCAAGATGGACACCGCCGTTCTGGAAGCGCAGCAAAAAGAGACGTTGGCCCGCTTGCGGCAGGCGGAGAACGCGGTACATATCGCCAACAGTCTGGTCGTGCAGCGCCAAAGCGAGAAAAAGGCCGCGCAGGCGGTGGTCGCGCAACGCCAAGCCGAGGTCGAGGTTGCCAAGAAGCGGTTGGAGCGTTCGCAATCGCTGGTCGCCGACAAAGCGGTCTCACAGCAGAAATTCGAAGATGATCGTGCCGTTTTTCTCAGCGCCGAGGCCATGCTCCGTGCCGGTGAGGCCGATGTCGCAAGGGCGGATGCAGCCATTGCCACGGCCAGATCGCAGGTGCATGGCGCACGGGCCGATGTCGAGGCAGCCAGGGCCATTCTTGAGCGGATCCAGGCGGACCTTGACGACAGCGTGTTGAAATCGCCGCGGGAAGGGCGGGTGCAATACCGTGTGGCCCAGCCCGGCGAAGTGATGGCCTCCGGGGGGACGGTATTGAATATGGTCGACCTCACCGAGGTCTACATGACTTTCTTCCTGCCGACGCAACAGGCCGGCAGGGTAGCGCTCGGGGCCGAGGCACGGCTCGTGCTCGATGCCGCCCCGCAATACGTGATCCCGGCCAAAATCTCCTTCGTCGCCGACGTCGCCCAGTTCACGCCCAAGACGGTGGAAACGGCGGAAGAACGCCAGAAGCTGATGTTCCGCATCAAGGCGCGGATCGACCCCGACCTGCTCAAGCGGCATCTCCACCAGGTCAAGACCGGCCTGCCGGGCATGGCCTACGTGCGGCTCGACCCGCAGGCCGACTGGCCCCCTGAACTGCAGGTCCGGCTGCCGCAATGAACGCGAATCGGCGCGGAATGGAGAGCGGGCCGGTAGCCCAGCCGGTGGCGCGATTGCACGAGGTAGGCGTGCGCTATGGCAAGACCTGCGCGCTCGACGAGGTCAGCCTCGACGTCCCGGCCGGCTGCATGGCCGGGCTGATCGGCCCGGACGGGGTGGGCAAGTCCAGCCTGCTGGCGCTCATCGCCGGCGCGCGCGCCATCCAGGCCGGCCGGGTCGAGGTGCTCGGCGGCGACATGGCCGATGCCGGCCATCGTCGCGCAACCTGCCCGCGCATCGCCTACATGCCGCAGGGACTGGGTCGCAACCTCTACCCCACCCTGTCGGTGCGGGAAAACCTCGATTTTTTCGCCCGGCTGTTCGGCCACGCCGGCGGCGAACGCCGGCGGCGCATCGAGGCGCTGACCCGTGCCACCGGCCTGTTCCCGTTTCTGGATCGCCTGGCCGGCAAGCTCTCCGGCGGCATGAAGCAGAAGCTCGGCCTGTGCTGCGCGCTGATCCACGACCCCGACCTGCTGATCCTGGACGAGCCCACCACCGGCGTCGACCCGCTTTCGCGGCGGCAGTTCTGGGATTTGATCGACGCCATCCGCGCGAACCAACCCGGCATGAGCGTGCTGGTGGCCACCGCTTACATGGAGGAGGCGGCGCGCTTCGACTGGCTGGCGGCGATGGATGGCGGGCGGGTGCTGGGGACCGGCGCCCCTCCGACGCTGCTCGAACGCACCGGCGCCGCCTCTCTGGAAGCCGCTTTCATCCGCCTGTTGCCGGAAGACAAGCGCCGGGACTATCGGGAAGTGGAGATCCCGCCGCGCCCCGCCGGGGCCGACGGCGAGGTTGCCATCGAGGCGCGGGATCTGACCATGCGCTTCGGCGATTTCACCGCGGTGGACCATGTGAGCCTGCGCATCACCCGCGGCGAGATCTTCGGTTTTCTCGGCTCCAACGGCTGCGGCAAGACCACCACCATGAAAATGCTCACGGGCCTGCTGCCGCCGAGCGAAGGCCGGGCCTGGCTGTTCGGACACGAAGTGGACCCGCACGATCTGGCGACCCGCCGGCGCGTCGGCTACATGTCGCAGTTCTTCTCGCTCTACACCGAGCTGACGGTGCGGCAGAACCTGGCGCTGCACGCGCGGCTGTTCCATGTGCCCGCCGCCGAGATTCCGCAGCGAGTGGAGGAGATGGTGGCGCGCTTCGATCTGGCTTCCGTCATCGACAGCCTGCCGGACCGATTGCCGCTGGGCCACCGCCAGCGCATGTCGCTCGCGGTGGCCTTGATCCACAAACCGGAGATGCTGATCCTGGACGAGCCGACCTCGGGCGTGGATCCCGTGGCGCGCGACGCCTTCTGGCGCATCCTGGTCGAACTCTCGCGCCGCGACAATGTCACCATCTTCATTTCCACCCATTTTATGAACGAGGCCGAGCGCTGCGACCGCATTTCACTGATGCACGCCGGCCGCGTGCTCGTCACCGGCGCCCCCGCCGCCCTTGCCGAGCAGCGGGGCGTGCGCACACTGGAAGACGCGTTCATCCGCTCCCTCGAAGATGCGGCCGCGACTGGTCCCGGGGGAAACGGCGAAACGGGAGCCCTCCCCGCCGCGCCCGTGACCGACGGTGCGCCGCGAATCCATGCCGAGCCGCAGGGCTGGCGACGCTTTTTCGACCCGCGGCGCATGGCGAGCTACGCTCTGTGCGAAGCCCTGGAACTGCGCCGCGATCCCATCCGCCTGACCTTGGCGCTACTCGGCAGCGTCATCCTGATGTTCGTGATGGGCTACGGCATCAGCCTCGATGTCGAGGACCTGACCTTCGCGGTGCTGGACCGCGACCAGACCACGGTCAGCCGCGATTACACGCTCAATCTCGACGGATCACGGTACTTCATCGAGCGACCGCCGATCGCCGACTACGCCGAACTCGACCGCCGCATGCGCTCGGGCGAACTGAACCTGGCCATCGAGATTCCACCCGGCTTCGCCCGCGACCTCGCCCGCGGCCGGTCGGTCGAGATCGGCGCCTGGATCGACGGCGCCATGCCCACCCGCGCCGAGACCGTGCGCGGCTACGTGCAGGGCATGCACGCCCACTGGCTGGCCACCAAGGCGCGCGAGGCCGGCTACGGCGAGGCTTTGGCGGGCCTCGCCAACATCGAAACCCGGTTCCGCTACAACCCGGACGTGAAAAGCCTGGTGGCCATGGTGCCGGCGGTGATCCCGCTGCTGCTGATGATGATCCCGGCCATGCTCGCCGCGCTCAGCGTGGTGCGCGAGAAGGAACTTGGCTCGATCACCAACTTCTACGTCACGCCCACCACGCGGCTGGAGTTCCTGCTTGGCAAGCAGTTTCCCTATCTGGTCCTGTCCTTCCTGAGCTTTCTCCTGCTGACCCTGCTGGCGGTCACCGTCTTCGGCGTGCCGCTCAAGGGC
The genomic region above belongs to Syntrophotaleaceae bacterium and contains:
- a CDS encoding TetR family transcriptional regulator, whose protein sequence is MTNRSRESLQSDTKLRILDAAERLFARDGFHRTSIKRLASEAKVNLAAVNYHFGSKMTLIEKVVERRWRPINQQRIERLEAIRANAVLKDTGLLVRECLRAFIEPAFTSDMLTREKRCFLALAAHAFSEPDAAIRTIFINQFKAPFKLLFEVLHDALPDLAEDALFWRLHFAIGAMTHCMRLCSAGLPSSEISQPGNDLGTVKDMLLDFITSGMRAPCPGEEKQ
- the wrbA gene encoding NAD(P)H:quinone oxidoreductase, translated to MCKVLIVYYSLHGHVFRMAEAVSEGVLKVAGCEVLVRRVPETLPREVLEMMDAVEFQKRQAHIQVATMDDLEEADAIIFGTPTRFGNMCGQMRQFLDASGGLWRKGSLIGKPGSVFTSSATQHGGQETTILSFHVTLLHHGMVVVGLPYAFAGQMGIAEISGGSPYGASTIAGGQGERMPSDNELNGARFQGAHVARIARKLKKGA
- a CDS encoding HlyD family efflux transporter periplasmic adaptor subunit → MKMSLNVKFKKWGTSALLVGMAAVAGLLLWRHFQGDGLDERIASGNGRIEAVEIDIATPRAGKIKEIFVDEGDYVPVGKVLAKMDTAVLEAQQKETLARLRQAENAVHIANSLVVQRQSEKKAAQAVVAQRQAEVEVAKKRLERSQSLVADKAVSQQKFEDDRAVFLSAEAMLRAGEADVARADAAIATARSQVHGARADVEAARAILERIQADLDDSVLKSPREGRVQYRVAQPGEVMASGGTVLNMVDLTEVYMTFFLPTQQAGRVALGAEARLVLDAAPQYVIPAKISFVADVAQFTPKTVETAEERQKLMFRIKARIDPDLLKRHLHQVKTGLPGMAYVRLDPQADWPPELQVRLPQ
- the rbbA gene encoding ribosome-associated ATPase/putative transporter RbbA, coding for MESGPVAQPVARLHEVGVRYGKTCALDEVSLDVPAGCMAGLIGPDGVGKSSLLALIAGARAIQAGRVEVLGGDMADAGHRRATCPRIAYMPQGLGRNLYPTLSVRENLDFFARLFGHAGGERRRRIEALTRATGLFPFLDRLAGKLSGGMKQKLGLCCALIHDPDLLILDEPTTGVDPLSRRQFWDLIDAIRANQPGMSVLVATAYMEEAARFDWLAAMDGGRVLGTGAPPTLLERTGAASLEAAFIRLLPEDKRRDYREVEIPPRPAGADGEVAIEARDLTMRFGDFTAVDHVSLRITRGEIFGFLGSNGCGKTTTMKMLTGLLPPSEGRAWLFGHEVDPHDLATRRRVGYMSQFFSLYTELTVRQNLALHARLFHVPAAEIPQRVEEMVARFDLASVIDSLPDRLPLGHRQRMSLAVALIHKPEMLILDEPTSGVDPVARDAFWRILVELSRRDNVTIFISTHFMNEAERCDRISLMHAGRVLVTGAPAALAEQRGVRTLEDAFIRSLEDAAATGPGGNGETGALPAAPVTDGAPRIHAEPQGWRRFFDPRRMASYALCEALELRRDPIRLTLALLGSVILMFVMGYGISLDVEDLTFAVLDRDQTTVSRDYTLNLDGSRYFIERPPIADYAELDRRMRSGELNLAIEIPPGFARDLARGRSVEIGAWIDGAMPTRAETVRGYVQGMHAHWLATKAREAGYGEALAGLANIETRFRYNPDVKSLVAMVPAVIPLLLMMIPAMLAALSVVREKELGSITNFYVTPTTRLEFLLGKQFPYLVLSFLSFLLLTLLAVTVFGVPLKGSFATLAAGALLYVGAATAIGLLISTFTRSQVAALFGTALLSILPAVNFSGMIDPVSSLEGAGRVIGELYPTTHFLNIARGTFSKALGFADLKAAFMPLALAVPILLGLAAVLLKKQER